The genomic stretch CTTTTTATCAGCTTGACCACAATGTCATCTTGCTGGGCATTGAAAGCCTCAACCATCGGTTCGACATAATTCATATGGGTCTCGTGACCCCACACTTCAATCTCGATTGGTGCTCCTAACACGGGAATGCTCCCACCAAGGATTATTACTGAACAAGCAACCAAAAACAGCAATATCTCATGTCTTTTCATTGGTGCGACTCCTCTCTTAGCTAGTAATGACTAATCCAAGGACCAAAAGGTTGCCATCAAAACAGGTTTCCGATGCACGAACTCCTTTTGGTAATAGACGGTCATGATTGTCCCGTCATCTAGCTGTATCGACGCGGGGTAACCTAGATCACCGTCTGGCGCATCATCCCTGATAATGATCTCATCATACTTGTTGAAGTCCAATCCATCGTCACTGATGCGCGCCCGTTGCCCATAGGGTTGCCAACGATACCCGTAGCTCAGTAGCAGTCTTCCATCAGCAAGGAGCGTACAATGGGGCGGGTATCCCTTGAAATCGGCTTGATAAGGCTTACTCCAAGTCTTACCGTAATCATCGGAGTAAGTGATCCACATATAGGGGATCAAACCATAGGGATTTCCGTATTCATCATCACCAGTTGTATGAGCCCTAATATATACGACAATGCGACCACTGGGCATCTGCATGAAATGGGGTTCCCAATATCCGAGACCATAAATCTTCTTGTTTTCCACAACATATTTGGGCAAGTTAAAGATAATACCCGTTGTACTCCATGTATCTCCTTGATCCGTCGAAGTATAGGCTGTTGCCGTATTTCCTGAAATGTTGCCCACGGCAAACAAACTGCCGTCGCCCAATTCAATCGGTCCATGGGGCTGGAAAGGATAGGGAATCAGATCCGACCAAGTCTCTCCTCGATCTTTGGATTTGATTATATAACCACCACCATACTGCTTCACAAGCTCTGAGGCCCTCACAGGGTCGATGGTACTGCTGTCTATGCCTTCCCACCACGCAACACGGGAACTAACGATGATGGTATCATCTTGTGTAACCATAATCCCTGGGTCGCGATCATCTAGCACCGTATCTACCACCACGGTACCATCATCCCAAGTTCTGCCATTATCCTTTGATCTATACAGAACGACCTTTCCATGACAATGGGTGTGACCCTTACCCTCGTAGGTAACCACCAAAAGCTCCCCATCGGATAACTTGGCTACTGTTGGCCATGCGTAATATACATTCGGTCTTTGGGCGATAATCACCGTATCATGTTCTTTACCTTCACCACGTGTCTGAGCTTCTGTGACCGGTACCGATACCTCATCCTTCTTAGCGTCGTACAACTGCAATTCCACCTGTACCGGGAAGTGTGTCGCCCTTAGGCCCACGTAAATATCATACTCACCCTTTAGGTCAGGGAAAAACCG from Limnochordia bacterium encodes the following:
- a CDS encoding glycoside hydrolase codes for the protein MARTQVALFIMLMLLVQASVLTAEEGGLDVITASLATPEHHWWEEQLWIKNVDLTGKGIEIDSVGETVFIDYFRFVNSKTGAEGLWTEFDKLQPAASLVGVSNQQDFQMYQRSGGKWAVRSDHMGGIGNKSLYAGAHTPVPALRFFPDLKGEYDIYVGLRATHFPVQVELQLYDAKKDEVSVPVTEAQTRGEGKEHDTVIIAQRPNVYYAWPTVAKLSDGELLVVTYEGKGHTHCHGKVVLYRSKDNGRTWDDGTVVVDTVLDDRDPGIMVTQDDTIIVSSRVAWWEGIDSSTIDPVRASELVKQYGGGYIIKSKDRGETWSDLIPYPFQPHGPIELGDGSLFAVGNISGNTATAYTSTDQGDTWSTTGIIFNLPKYVVENKKIYGLGYWEPHFMQMPSGRIVVYIRAHTTGDDEYGNPYGLIPYMWITYSDDYGKTWSKPYQADFKGYPPHCTLLADGRLLLSYGYRWQPYGQRARISDDGLDFNKYDEIIIRDDAPDGDLGYPASIQLDDGTIMTVYYQKEFVHRKPVLMATFWSLD